A genome region from Brassica oleracea var. oleracea cultivar TO1000 chromosome C2, BOL, whole genome shotgun sequence includes the following:
- the LOC106324599 gene encoding uncharacterized protein LOC106324599 — MKELLHIHKPIMLDSTNFGHWKVRMKHIIRGVDEDAWTSVEDGWSAPTVVLEDKSVGPKPKDQWTDGEKKASKFNSKALTVIFSSVDVEQFKIIQRCESATQAWDTLINHFERNTSVRRTRLDHLASKFENLRMSDDESIDGFIWKISELASEASVLGKKYEEKDLVKKLLRCLPPRFEAYKVVLTLAVDTDEMKFDQLSGILKVHDLEKTDRQSTNQKSIAFTAESKDDGRVTKIEENLSLMARNFNKFVKRMEKGGGRFNGHYQKDDNERSSSQLSKHDSSKNTKKCHECEGYGHFRSDECPSILKKEKSLMCFSDTESETKNEEGELHLNFMALIGRESGKDIDADSEGDDDLEQDLETEYKTLFDKFSDLSHENLELLKEKALMKAQINILELDQPPTKTKTYSIDRESDQEVLALKRAMTEQERVRKEAEAHVQRLSDLLAAETDQSKLLESQLTENHKKVRMLSSGTATLDHILTLGQCPSLNTGLGYKRSTSKDTETKFVKESPNEEKKPEEKGVPVERNKNVLPKPRRFGNGCQFCGKRGHNARFYHFRRRQYERAWRLNMCFTEPTAYGCVWIAKRDLYPNFKENTHSKINTSSFESHIEAEHDLVCNLVRVQVDTEIVSNVAYTSADEEVSQSQLPWYFDSGCSKHTTGNEDYLEKLELIRGGKVTFGDGGQGKIRAIGTTSRPDVPKLSNVYFVEGLKANLISVSQLCDEGLEVIFNSKECRAVDARNNAVLRGIRSGNNCYLWRPSNVCFAATESKLDLWHKKLGPMNTNGLFRLVNAEVVRGVPDLEKQTETVCGACCQGKQVKVQHKQISEIRSTRILELVHMDLMGPITPESIAGKQYIFVLVDDFSRYTWVDFLRNKSDALESFRILSLQLKHDKGGIIQIKSDHGGEFQNKQFDKFCHIQGIRHQYAAPRTPQQSGAVERKNRTLQEMARAMLCGNSIQSRFWAEAINTACYVINRVYVKPKTKTTPYEILKGKTPNLSHMYVFGCLCYILNDKEHMRKFEARSDVGMFLGYSVNSSSYRVFNQRIRFVGDNVNVVFDNSIGFYEARVTQTIDGVTPSSSRQAENKAENEVKEESEEDEEPEMT, encoded by the exons ATGAAGGAACTCTTACACATTCATAAGCCTATCATGCTGGACAGTACCAACTTTGGTCACTGGAAAGTAAGGATGAAACACATCATCAGAGGGGTTGATGAAGATGCCTGGACATCTGTAGAAGATGGTTGGAGTGCTCCTACTGTTGTCTTGGAAGATAAGTCTGTAGGTCCAAAGCCTAAAGACCAGTGGACTGATGGTGAGAAGAAGGCATCTAAATTCAACTCTAAAGCTCTAACTGTCATATTCTCATCAGTAGATGTTGAGCAGTTCAAGATCATACAAAGATGTGAATCTGCCACGCAAGCATGGGATACGCTCATAAATCACTTTGAAAGAAATACCAGTGTGAGAAGAACACGCCTTGATCATCTAGCCTCTAAGTTTGAGAACCTGAGAATGAGTGACGATGAGTCGATTGATGGATTCATATGGAAGATCAGTGAATTGGCAAGTGAAGCGTCTGTCCTTGGCAAGAAGTATGAAGAAAAGGATTTGGTGAAGAAACTGCTAAGGTGTTTACCACCACGGTTTGAAGCTTATAAAGTTGTACTCACACTGGCTGTTGACACAGATGAGATGAAGTTTGATCAACTCTCAGGCATTTTGAAAGTGCATGATCTTGAGAAAACCGACCGACAATCTACTAATCAGAAGAGCATTGCTTTCACAGCCGAGTCTAAGGATGATGGTCGAGTCACTAAGATTGAAGAGAACCTGAGTCTAATGGCACGAAACTTCAACAAGTTTGTCAAGCGTATGGAGAAAGGTGGTGGTAGATTCAATGGACATTACCAAAAGGATGATAATGAAAGGAGTAGCTCTCAGCTTTCAAAGCATGATTCTAGCAAGAACACAAAGAAGTGTCATGAGTGTGAAGGCTACGGGCACTTCAGGAGCGA TGAGTGTCCTAGCATTCTCAAGAAAGAGAAGTCTCTCATGTGTTTCAGTGACACTGAATCTGAAACCAAGAATGAAGAAGGTGAGCTGCACCTAAACTTCATGGCTCTAATTGGTCGAGAAAGTGGAAAAGATATTGATGCTGACAGCGAGGGTGATGATGATCTTGAACAAGATCTTGAAACTGAGTACAAGACTCTGTTTGACAAATTCTCTGATCTCAGTCATGAGAATCTCGAGCTCCTCAAGGAGAAAGCATTGATGAAAGCTCAGATCAACATACTGGAACTTGATCAGCCTCCCACTAAGACAAAAACTTACTCAATTGACCGAGAGTCAGATCAAGAAGTTCTTGCACTAAAGAGAGCAATGACAGAGCAGGAACGAGTTCGTAAGGAAGCTGAAGCACATGTACAAAGATTGAGTGATCTCTTAGCCGCAGAGACTGATCAAAGCAAGCTACTTGAAAGTCAACTAACTGAAAATCACAAGAAGGTCCGCATGCTCTCATCTGGTACTGCAACTCTTGATCACATACTTACATTGGGACAGTGTCCTAGTCTCAACACCGGTTTGGGATATAAAAGATCTACCTCAAAGGATACTGAAACAAAGTTTGTGAAGGAATCTCCTAATGAAGAGAAGAAACCTGAAGAGAAAGGAGTCCCTGTTGAAAGAAACAAGAATGTCCTTCCTAAACCAAGAAGATTTGGAAACGGATGTCAGTTCTGTGGGAAACGAGGACACAACGCCAGATTCTATCACTTTCGAAGACGTCAGTATGAGAGAGCATGGAGGTTGAACATGTGCTTCACCGAACCAACTGCTTACGGTTGCGTATGGATAGCCAAACGTGATTTGTATCCGAACTTCAAAGAGAACACTCACTCTAAGATAAACACCAGTTCTTTTGAGTCACACATTGAAGCAGAACATGATCTAGTTTGCAACCTGGTGCGAGTGCAAGTAGACACAGAGATCGTGAGTAATGTTGCTTATACCTCTGCTGATGAAGAAGTATCACAATCGCAACTTCCCTGGTATTTTGATAGTGGGTGCTCAAAGCATACGACTGGAAATGAAGACTATCTTGAGAAACTCGAACTCATCAGAGGTGGAAAAGTTACTTTTGGAGATGGAGGACAAGGCAAAATTCGTGCAATTGGAACAACCTCCAGACCTGATGTGCCTAAACTCTCAAATGTTTACTTTGTTGAGGGTCTCAAGGCAAATCTGATCAGCGTGAGTCAACTTTGTGATGAGGGATTAGAGGTTATCTTCAACAGCAAGGAATGTCGTGCCGTTGACGCAAGAAACAATGCCGTGTTGAGGGGTATTCGTTCAGGAAACAACTGCTATCTTTGGAGACCTTCGAACGTGTGTTTTGCGGCTACTGAATCCAAACTTGATCTCTGGCACAAGAAACTGGGTCCCATGAACACAAATGGACTCTTCAGACTCGTAAATGCTGAAGTAGTAAGAGGTGTTCCTGATTTGGAGAAACAGACAGAGACAGTATGTGGAGCATGCTGCCAAGGAAAGCAAGTCAAGGTACAACACAAACAAATTTCAGAGATCAGATCTACACGGATATTGGAACTGGTTCATATGGATCTCATGGGTCCTATAACTCCTGAAAGCATTGCTGGTAAGCAATATATTTTTGTATTGGTTGATGATTTTTCCAGGTATACATGGGTAGACTTCTTACGCAACAAGTCTGATGCCCTTGAGAGTTTCAGAATCCTGTCTCTTCAGCTCAAACATGATAAAGGTGGAATCATTCAGATTAAGAGCGATCATGGCGGTGAGTTTCAGAATAAGCAGTTTGATAAGTTCTGTCACATTCAAGGTATCCGTCATCAGTATGCCGCTCCAAGAACTCCTCAACAAAGTGGGGCTGTGGAAAGAAAGAATAGAACATTGCAAGAAATGGCTAGAGCAATGCTGTGTGGAAACAGTATTCAATCTAGGTTCTGGGCGGAAGCAATCAACACTGCGTGCTATGTGATAAATCGGGTCTATGTCAAGCCAAAGACCAAGACTACTCCTTATGAGATTCTCAAAGGTAAAACACCGAATCTGAGCCACATGTATGTGTTTGGATGCTTGTGCTACATTCTGAATGATAAAGAACATATGAGAAAGTTTGAAGCAAGAAGTGACGTAGGGATGTTTCTAGGATACTCAGTGAACAGTTCATCCTACCGTGTGTTTAATCAGCGTATCAGGTTTGTAGGTGACAATGTTAACGTCGTCTTTGACAATAGCATTGGGTTCTATGAGGCTCGTGTAACACAGACAATAGACGGTGTCACGCCAAGCTCTTCCAGACAAGCTGAAAACAAAGCTGAGAATGAAGTGAAAGAGGAATCTGAAGAAGACGAAGAACCTGAGATGACCTAG